The following coding sequences lie in one Onychomys torridus chromosome X, mOncTor1.1, whole genome shotgun sequence genomic window:
- the LOC118574705 gene encoding melanoma-associated antigen B3-like, giving the protein MPRGQKSKRHARKKSHKARGEAQASGGVQEIAEKSGGAAEKSSAASQTHPGAESSSTPEAPQNATPSASSTLSISSLESHESSCEGSEEFKEKECPVEDKPCTILPHQEMVARKVMVLLQHLLHNFNLKKLTTKEDMLKLITKKYEYDFPEIFRKASQKLEDAFEVEVREVNSSEPSYNLISKLKLPNNGRIRAGRGFPKTAFVMCVLGIILIRGNCASEEDVWKTLKKQRIYPGKKHCIFGEPRKLMTHYLVKLKYLEYRQVAGSDPPRYEFLWGPQAYAETSKIKVLEYLAKINQTTPSAISAIHEEALKDYQGQTEARDEDDSDATDQTSEDSSVKLPANSTVPVDP; this is encoded by the coding sequence ATGCCTCGTGGTCAGAAGAGTAAGCGCCATGCCAggaagaaaagccacaaggcCCGAGGTGAAGCTCAGGCTAGTGGAGGTGTTCAGGAAATAGCAGAGAAATCAGGAGGGGCAGCAGAAAAGTCGTCTGCAGCCTCCCAGACCCATCCTGGGGCTGAGTCTTCCAGCACTCCCGAGGCTCCTCAGAACGCAACACCATCTGCCTCAAGCACTCTGAGTATTTCTTCCTTAGAATCACATGAGAGTTCCTGTGAGGGAAGTGAAGAATTCAAGGAAAAGGAATGCCCTGTTGAGGACAAGCCCTGCACCATCCTTCCTCACCAAGAAATGGTAGCAAGAAAGGTAATGGTGCTCTTACAGCACTTGCTCCACAACTTCAATCTGAAGAAGCTTACTACTAAGGAAGACATGCTGAAGCTTATCACCAAGAAGTATGAATACGACTTCCCTGAGATCTTCAGGAAAGCCTCTCAGAAGCTGGAAGATGCCTTTGAGGTGGAAGTGAGGGAAGTCAACTCCAGTGAGCCCTCATACAACCTCATCAGCAAGCTGAAGCTCCCCAACAATGGGAGGATTCGTGCTGGCAGAGGCTTTCCCAAGACTGCTTTCGTGATGTGTGTCCTAGGTATCATCCTCATTAGGGGCAATTGTGCCAGTGAAGAAGACGTCTGGAAAACCCTGAAGAAGCAGCGAATCTATCCAGGGAAGAAGCACTGCATCTTTGGTGAGCCCCGGAAGCTCATGACCCATTATTTAGTGAAGCTGAAGTACCTGGAGTACAGGCAGGTGGCAGGCAGTGATCCCCCACGCTATGAGTTCCTGTGGGGTCCCCAAGCCTATGCTGAAACAAGCAAGATCAAAGTCCTGGAATATTTGGCCAAGATAAACCAAACAACACCTAGTGCCATCTCTGCCATTCATGAGGAGGCTTTGAAAGATTACCAAGGAcaaacagaagccagagatgAAGATGACTCCGATGCCACTGACCAAACGAGTGAAGATTCCTCAGTAAAATTACCAGCAAATTCCACTGTCCCCGTTGACCCTTAA